The Toxotes jaculatrix isolate fToxJac2 chromosome 14, fToxJac2.pri, whole genome shotgun sequence genome window below encodes:
- the LOC121192663 gene encoding acyl-coenzyme A thioesterase 1-like, protein MSSQVRLRLLPSARCMFDDPVQVTVAGLRSRQVVTLRAKSTNKKGVVFSSSATYRADGSGEIDLERHPSLRGSYVGVEPMGLVWSMRADALHKICQKSDSINPHVVKFSVHEEEEGRLLAEATNERFLIGDGVSRRPVKEGNFQGVLFTPPGKGPFPAVLDLNTFMSEKRACLLANKGFVVLSVAVYNDKPDNVKQIHLDHFEEAVNFLQQQTEVGSKGVGVVSRSKGGDIALSLAAFVPGVEATVWINGCCANVALPLHYNKSQILPALMFDTSKMVPTESGAVMGKYVLHNPLAEENKATLVPIEQAKGHFLFAAAEDDLNWDSKAYMDQMVERLRCHGKNNFESVSYLGAGHYLDPPYGPYCPSSFHGFVGKPVLWGGEPRSHAAAEVHLWKKIQEFFRTHLSCDATTD, encoded by the exons ATGTCTTCCCAAGTCAGACTGAGGCTGCTGCCAAGTGCCAGGTGTATGTTTGACGACCCTGTTCAGGTGACGGTGGCCGGGCTGAGGTCGAGGCAGGTGGTCACCCTGAGAGCAAAGTCAACAAACAAGAAGGGGGTGGTGTTCAGCTCCTCGGCCACATACAGGGCTGATGGGAGCGGGGAGATCGACCTGGAGAGACACCCCTCACTCAGAGGGAGCTATGTTGGGGTTGAACCCATGGGTCTGGTGTGGTCAATGAGGGCAGACGCCTTGcacaaaatatgtcaaaaatcGGATTCAATAAACCCCCATGTGGTGAAGTTCTCTgtgcatgaggaggaggagggcagatTGTTGGCAGAGGCGACCAATGAGAGGTTTCTGATTGGCGATGGAGTCAGCAGGCGCCCTgtcaaagaggggaattttcaGGGAGTCCTGTTTACTCCTCCAG GGAAAGGTCCATTTCCTGCTGTGCTGGATCTGAACACCTTCATGTCTGAGAAAAGAGCCTGTCTCCTGGCCAACAAAGGGTTTGTGGTTCTGTCTGTAGCGGTGTACAACGACAAGCCGGACAACGTCAAACAGATACATCTGGACCACTTTGAAGAGGCAGTGAACTTCttacaacaacaaactgaa gTTGGCAGTAAAGGAGTTGGTGTAGTATCTCGATCAAAGGGAGGAGACATTGCGCTTTCACTTGCTGCGTTTGTGCCCGGTGTTGAGGCCACAGTGTGGATCAATGGCTGCTGTGCCAACGTAGCTTTACCTCTCCACTATAATAAGAGTCAGATTCTCCCTGCATTAATGTTTGACACCAGCAAGATGGTTCCTACTGAGTCAGGGGCTGTCATGGGCAAGTATGTTCTGCACAATCCCCTGGCAGAGGAGAACAAGGCCACCCTGGTCCCCATTGAACAAGCAAAGGGACATTTCCTCTTTGCGGCTGCAGAGGACGACCTGAACTGGGACAGCAAGGCTTACATGGACCAGATGGTGGAGAGACTGAGGTGCCATGGGAAGAACAACTTTGAGAGCGTGAGTTACCTTGGAGCGGGACATTACCTTGATCCACCTTATGGACCCTACTGCCCCTCCAGCTTTCATGGGTTTGTGGGCAAACCAGTCCTGTGGGGGGGTGAGCCCAGGTCCCACGCAGCAGCTGAGGTCCACCTGTGGAAGAAGATCCAGGAGTTCTTCAGAACTCACCTGAGCTGTGATGCTACCACAGACTAA
- the LOC121192590 gene encoding acyl-coenzyme A thioesterase 1-like has translation MSSQVRLRLLPSARCLFDEPIQVTVAGLRSRQVVTLRARSTDEKGMVFSSSATYRADGSGEIDLERDPSLRGSYIGVEPMGLLWSMRADTLHKWFQKTHSLNPHVVKFSVHEEEEGRLLAEATNERFLIGDGVSRRPVKEGNFQGVLFTPPGKGPFPAVLDLSTFMSEKRASLLANKGFVVLSVTVYNDKPNNVKELHLDHFEEAVNFLQQQTEVGSKGVGVVSRSKGGDIALSLAAFVPGVEATVWINGCCANVALPLHYNKSQILPALMFDTSKMVPTESGAAMGKYVLHNPLAEENKATLVPIEQAKGHFLFAAAEDDLNWDSKAYMDQMVERLRRHGKNNFESVSYPGAGHYLDPPYGPYFPSSLHGVVGKPVLWGGEPRSHAAAEVHLWKKIQEFFRTHLSCDATTD, from the exons ATGTCTTCCCAAGTCAGACTGAGACTGCTGCCGAGTGCCAGGTGTTTATTCGACGAGCCAATTCAGGTGACGGTGGCCGGGCTGAGGTCGAGGCAGGTGGTCACCCTGAGAGCCAGGTCAACAGATGAGAAGGGGATGGTGTTCAGCTCCTCGGCCACATACAGGGCTGACGGGAGCGGGGAGATCGACCTGGAGAGAGACCCCTCACTCAGGGGAAGTTACATCGGGGTTGAACCCATGGGTCTGCTGTGGTCGATGAGGGCAGACACCTTGCACAAATGGTTTCAGAAAACTCATTCACTAAACCCCCATGTGGTGAAGTTCTCTgtgcatgaggaggaggagggcaggtTGTTGGCAGAGGCGACCAATGAGAGGTTTCTGATTGGCGATGGAGTCAGCAGGCGCCCTgtcaaagaggggaattttcaGGGAGTCCTGTTTACTCCTCCAG GGAAAGGTCCATTTCCTGCTGTGCTGGATCTGAGCACCTTCATGTCTGAGAAAAGAGCCAGTCTCCTGGCCAACAAAGGGTTTGTGGTTCTGTCTGTTACAGTGTACAATGACAAGCCGAACAACGTCAAAGAGTTACATCTAGACCACTTTGAAGAGGCAGTGAACTTCttacaacaacaaactgaa gTTGGCAGTAAAGGAGTTGGTGTAGTATCTCGATCAAAGGGAGGAGACATTGCGCTTTCACTTGCTGCGTTTGTGCCCGGTGTTGAGGCCACAGTGTGGATCAATGGCTGCTGTGCCAACGTAGCTTTACCTCTCCACTATAATAAGAGTCAGATTCTCCCTGCATTAATGTTTGACACAAGCAAGATGGTTCCTACTGAGTCAGGGGCTGCCATGGGCAAGTATGTTCTGCACAATCCCCTGGCAGAGGAGAACAAGGCCACCCTGGTCCCCATTGAACAAGCAAAGGGACATTTCCTCTTTGCGGCTGCAGAGGACGACCTGAACTGGGACAGCAAGGCTTACATGGACCAGATGGTGGAGAGACTGAGGCGCCATGGGAAGAACAACTTTGAGAGCGTGAGTTACCCTGGAGCGGGACATTACCTTGATCCACCTTATGGACCCTACTTCCCCTCCAGTTTACATGGGGTTGTGGGTAAACCAGTCCTGTGGGGGGGTGAGCCCAGGTCCCACGCAGCAGCTGAGGTCCACCTGTGGAAGAAGATCCAGGAGTTCTTCAGAACTCACCTGAGCTGTGATGCTACCACAGACTAA
- the LOC121193291 gene encoding acyl-coenzyme A thioesterase 1-like: MSSQVRLRLLPSARCLFDEPIQVTVAGLRSRQVVTLRARSTDERGMVFSSSATYRADGSGEIDLERDPSLRGSYVGVEPMGLLWSMRADALHKRFQKTHSLNPHVVKFSVHEEEEEGEGRMLAEVANERFLIAEGISRCPVKEGNIRGVLFTPPGGGPFPGVLDLYTFGGGLSEKRAALLASRGFVVLTVALYGHDDMPRNIRELHLDYFEEAIEFLRKRDKVGSKGVGLISLSKSGDLALSAASYLPGVEATVWINGCCANTALPLYYKKSQILPPLMFDISKIIPTESGASIVKYGVENPLVEENQATLVPIEQAKGHFLFVAAEDDLNWDSKAYMDQMVERLRRHGKNNFESVSYPAAGHYLEPPYGPYCPSSFHGLVGKPVLWGGEPRSHAAAEAHLWKKIQEFFRTHLSCDATQTKAKL, encoded by the exons ATGTCTTCCCAAGTCAGACTGAGACTGCTGCCGAGTGCCAGGTGTTTATTCGACGAGCCAATTCAGGTGACGGTGGCCGGGCTCAGGTCGAGGCAGGTGGTCACCCTGAGAGCCAGGTCAACAGATGAGAGGGGGATGGTGTTCAGCTCCTCGGCCACCTACAGGGCTGACGGGAGCGGGGAGATCGACCTGGAGAGAGACCCCTCACTCAGAGGGAGCTACGTCGGGGTTGAACCCATGGGTCTGCTGTGGTCGATGAGGGCAGACGCCTTGCACAAAAGGTTTCAGAAAACTCATTCACTAAACCCCCATGTGGTGAAGTTCTCTgtgcatgaggaggaggaggagggggagggcagGATGCTGGCAGAAGTGGCCAATGAGAGGTTTCTGATTGCAGAGGGCATCAGCCGCTGCCCCGTCAAAGAGGGGAATATTCGTGGAGTTCTGTTCACTCCCCCTG GAGGAGGTCCGTTCCCTGGTGTATTGGATCTGTACACTTTTGGTGGAGGATTATCTGAGAAAAGGGCCGCTCTGCTGGCCAGCCGAGGATTTGTGGTTCTGACTGTAGCGCTGTACGGCCATGACGACATGCCGAGGAACATCAGAGAGCTTCATCTGGATTATTTTGAGGAGGCAATAGAGTTTTTAAGAAAACGAGACAAG GTGGGCAGTAAAGGAGTTGGTCTGATATCCCTTTCAAAAAGTGGAGATCTTGCACTTTCAGCAGCCTCTTACCTGCCAGGTGTTGAGGCCACAGTGTGGATCAACGGCTGCTGTGCCAACACAGCTTTACCCCTCTACTATAAGAAAAGCCAGATCCTTCCCCCGTTAATGTTTGACATAAGCAAGATAATTCCCACTGAGTCAGGAGCCAGCATCGTCAAGTATGGAGTTGAAAATCCCCTGGTGGAGGAGAACCAGGCCACCCTGGTCCCCATTGAACAAGCAAAGGGACATTTCCTCTTTGTAGCTGCAGAGGACGACCTGAACTGGGACAGCAAGGCTTACATGGACCAGATGGTGGAGAGACTGAGGCGCCATGGGAAGAACAACTTTGAGAGCGTGAGTTACCCTGCAGCGGGGCATTACCTAGAGCCACCTTACGGGCCCTACTGCCCTTCCAGCTTTCATGGGCTTGTGGGTAAACCAGTCCTGTGGGGGGGTGAGCCCAGGTCCCACGCAGCAGCTGAGGCCCACCTGTGGAAGAAGATCCAGGAGTTCTTCAGAACTCACCTGAGCTGTGATGCTACACAGACTAAAGCCAAGTTATAG